In Silene latifolia isolate original U9 population chromosome 3, ASM4854445v1, whole genome shotgun sequence, a single window of DNA contains:
- the LOC141649087 gene encoding uncharacterized protein LOC141649087 has protein sequence MEAVQPVELEVPSLRILLESQVPEADWVQARYDSLVLLDEHRLNALYHVQLYQKRIERAFNKKVKPRGINEGDLVLKSVRALLPVDPRGDFKPNWAGPYLVKKILTGGAVRLTDLDGNDFSNPTNLDQLKKYYP, from the coding sequence ATGGAAGCAGTACAACCAGTCGAACTGGAAGTACCCTCCCTGCGCATCTTGCTCGAAAGCCAGGTCCCGGAAGCGGATTGGGTCCAAGCCAGATATGATTCGTTGGTGTTACTTGATGAGCATCGTTTGAATGCGTTGTATCATGTTcagctctatcagaaaaggatagagcgggcttttaacaagaaggtgaagcCCAGGGGAATTAATGAAggcgatttagttctcaaatcagtaAGGGCTCTATTACCGGTCGATCCAAGAGGGGATTTTAAGCctaattgggccggtccttatCTCGTGAAGAAGATACTCACAGGAGGCGCGGTACGTTTGACAGATTTGGATGGAAATGATTTCTCGAATCCAACGAATCTGGATCAGTTGAAGAAGTACTATCCTTAA